A DNA window from Shewanella baltica contains the following coding sequences:
- a CDS encoding LexA family protein — protein MRIIPIYASAGITGFESPAAEYSQLGLSLDELLVVHPSATFIGIAKGDSMQGVGIFYGDLLIVDRQETARHGDVIVANFNGEFVCKILDKTHRMLLSSNEQHQPQPIHDYDNFTIEGVVIRSVRCHRQSPLLADI, from the coding sequence GCGTATTATCCCCATCTATGCCAGTGCCGGTATCACTGGCTTCGAAAGCCCTGCAGCTGAATATAGTCAGTTGGGTCTCAGCCTTGATGAGCTGTTAGTTGTGCATCCCAGCGCGACCTTTATTGGTATCGCAAAAGGTGACTCAATGCAGGGAGTGGGCATTTTTTATGGCGATTTACTGATTGTTGACCGCCAAGAAACCGCGCGTCATGGTGATGTGATTGTTGCCAATTTCAACGGTGAATTTGTATGTAAAATCCTCGATAAAACGCACCGCATGCTGCTGTCATCGAATGAACAGCACCAACCTCAGCCTATTCACGATTACGATAACTTTACGATAGAAGGGGTTGTTATTCGTTCTGTTCGTTGCCATCGCCAAAGTCCATTATTAGCTGACATCTGA
- a CDS encoding isopenicillin N synthase family dioxygenase: protein MKLETIDYRAENSAQQFVESLRETGFGVLSNHPIDKRLVEDIYTEWQAFFNSEAKNDYMFKKETHDGFFPASISETAKGNTVKDIKEYYHVYPWGRIPDSLRANILAYYDKANALAAELLEWIETYSPEDVKAKFSIPLPEMIANSQKTLLRILHYPPMTGSEEMGAIRAAAHEDINLITVLPAANEPGLQVKAKDGTWLDVPSDFGSIIINIGDMLQEASGGYFPSTSHRVINPEGTDKTKPRISLPLFLHPNPAVVLSERYTADSYLMERLRELGVI, encoded by the coding sequence ATGAAATTAGAAACCATTGATTACCGCGCTGAAAACAGTGCCCAGCAATTCGTTGAATCACTTAGGGAAACTGGCTTTGGTGTTTTATCTAATCATCCGATTGATAAGCGCTTAGTTGAAGACATCTACACCGAGTGGCAAGCCTTTTTTAATTCAGAAGCCAAAAACGACTACATGTTTAAAAAGGAAACCCACGACGGTTTCTTCCCCGCATCGATTTCTGAAACTGCCAAAGGCAACACAGTCAAAGACATTAAAGAGTATTACCACGTGTACCCTTGGGGGCGGATCCCCGATTCACTGCGTGCCAATATTCTCGCCTATTATGACAAAGCCAACGCGCTAGCCGCTGAGCTTTTAGAGTGGATTGAAACCTACTCTCCAGAAGACGTAAAAGCCAAGTTTTCGATCCCATTGCCAGAAATGATCGCCAACAGCCAAAAAACCTTGCTGCGCATTCTGCATTACCCACCGATGACAGGCAGTGAAGAAATGGGCGCCATTCGCGCAGCAGCCCATGAAGATATTAACCTTATCACAGTGTTACCTGCGGCCAATGAGCCAGGGCTGCAAGTGAAAGCCAAAGATGGCACTTGGTTAGATGTCCCCAGCGATTTTGGCAGCATCATTATCAATATCGGTGACATGCTACAGGAAGCGTCTGGCGGTTATTTCCCATCGACGTCACATCGCGTCATCAATCCTGAAGGTACGGATAAAACCAAACCACGGATCTCTTTGCCGTTATTTTTGCATCCAAACCCTGCTGTCGTGCTGTCTGAGCGTTATACCGCCGACAGTTATTTGATGGAAAGACTGCGCGAGCTTGGCGTTATTTAA
- a CDS encoding low molecular weight protein-tyrosine-phosphatase — MDFIVIYLVCCVYMGNICRSPTAEAVCRFKVAQRRLNIEVDSAGTIGYHQGDRPDSRAMAAGEKRGFSFDGMRARQVVDADFEHFDLILAADKANLADLRSRCPLEYQYKLHLMLSYADTQVTEVPDPYYGGDQGFELVLDLLEQSMDALLDRLICGPQK, encoded by the coding sequence ATTGATTTTATTGTCATTTATCTTGTTTGTTGTGTTTATATGGGCAATATCTGCCGTTCACCGACGGCAGAAGCTGTGTGTCGCTTTAAGGTTGCGCAGCGCAGGCTTAATATTGAGGTGGACTCTGCGGGTACTATTGGTTATCACCAAGGGGATAGGCCTGATAGCCGTGCTATGGCGGCGGGGGAAAAGCGGGGTTTTAGTTTCGATGGAATGCGGGCTCGGCAGGTTGTGGATGCCGACTTTGAACATTTTGATTTAATTTTGGCGGCGGATAAGGCCAATTTAGCGGATTTGCGTAGCCGTTGTCCGCTCGAGTATCAGTACAAGTTACACTTAATGCTCTCCTATGCGGATACGCAAGTCACAGAAGTGCCGGACCCTTACTATGGTGGCGATCAGGGCTTTGAACTGGTGTTGGATTTATTAGAGCAGAGTATGGATGCCTTGCTTGATAGGTTGATCTGTGGTCCACAAAAGTAG
- a CDS encoding Y-family DNA polymerase: MFALVDANSFYCSAEQVFRPDWRGKPMIVLSNNDGCIVAANKQAKERGVPKFAPYFQVKDLCTKLGVIVCSSNYELYADLSAKMMNIIGRFAPEQHVYSIDESFLSFKNSYPAIKCLRAQGQLIRKAVWKETRLPVCVGIGSTLTLAKAANHAAKKLPGYQGVCVIDNEQDRISILQSMNVSDVWGIGRRISKKLELMNVKTAYDLAKIPAGLARKQFSIEIERTVRELNGQACKVWDEARADKKQIFSTRSVGERITEYEDLMQALSKHVAIAAAKARKQGSSCKTMLLFASNSPYDERPTGFKTLVHFACATDCSIELTQGMTQAASQLFRAGVRYYKVGVGLIDLVSTQHGQLDLFNASKAKPALMKTLDGINQRYGTDTLFIAAQGIEQKWAMRRDLLTPQYTTKWHCLPEIKC; this comes from the coding sequence ATGTTTGCCTTGGTAGACGCCAACAGTTTCTATTGCAGCGCCGAGCAGGTATTTAGACCTGATTGGCGTGGTAAGCCAATGATTGTGTTGAGCAACAACGATGGCTGTATTGTTGCGGCAAACAAGCAAGCTAAAGAACGGGGTGTGCCTAAGTTTGCACCATACTTTCAAGTCAAAGACCTGTGCACGAAATTAGGTGTCATTGTTTGTTCAAGTAACTATGAACTCTATGCCGATTTATCTGCAAAGATGATGAATATCATTGGCCGATTTGCACCAGAGCAGCATGTCTATTCGATTGATGAAAGCTTTCTCTCCTTTAAAAATAGTTACCCTGCCATTAAGTGCTTGCGAGCCCAAGGTCAGTTGATTCGAAAAGCGGTTTGGAAAGAGACACGTTTGCCGGTTTGTGTCGGCATAGGCTCAACACTCACACTGGCTAAAGCGGCCAATCACGCGGCAAAGAAGTTACCTGGCTATCAGGGTGTGTGTGTTATCGATAATGAACAAGACAGGATTTCAATTTTACAATCAATGAATGTGAGTGATGTCTGGGGTATTGGGCGCAGGATAAGCAAAAAACTTGAATTGATGAACGTCAAGACCGCCTATGACTTAGCCAAAATCCCTGCAGGTTTAGCGCGAAAGCAATTTAGTATTGAAATAGAACGCACTGTGCGTGAACTCAATGGGCAAGCGTGCAAAGTATGGGACGAGGCGAGGGCGGATAAGAAGCAAATATTTTCAACTCGTAGTGTGGGCGAGCGTATTACCGAGTATGAGGATTTAATGCAAGCGTTAAGTAAGCATGTGGCGATTGCTGCAGCGAAAGCGCGTAAGCAAGGTTCAAGCTGTAAAACCATGTTGTTGTTTGCCAGCAATTCTCCCTACGATGAACGCCCAACAGGCTTTAAGACCTTAGTGCACTTTGCTTGCGCCACCGATTGCAGCATTGAACTCACTCAAGGTATGACACAAGCAGCATCTCAACTTTTCCGTGCAGGCGTACGTTATTATAAAGTCGGTGTAGGTCTGATTGATTTAGTTAGCACCCAGCATGGCCAGTTAGATTTATTCAATGCCTCAAAAGCCAAACCGGCGTTAATGAAGACCCTCGATGGCATCAATCAACGTTATGGTACAGATACCTTATTCATTGCCGCCCAAGGTATCGAGCAAAAATGGGCCATGCGCCGCGACCTGCTCACGCCACAATACACTACCAAGTGGCATTGTCTGCCTGAGATAAAGTGTTGA
- the ylqF gene encoding ribosome biogenesis GTPase YlqF: MAIQWYPGHMHKARKEIEEAMPQVDLVIEVLDARIPYSSENPMVAQLRGDKPCIKLLNKSDLADPEITAQWIEYLEREQGVKATAITTLQAAMVKKIPDICRKLVPSRDKTEKDIRTMIMGIPNVGKSTIINTLAGRVIAKTGNEPAVTKTQQRINLRNGIVLSDTPGILWPKVDNEASSYRLAVTGAIKDTAMEYEDVALFAAKYFLTAYPKEICERYNLSELPKDDVALLEEIGRKRGALRPGGRIDMHKASELLLHEYRSGKIGLLSLETPAMAELEKIEVARIMAIKEAEKEAKLANEKLKRSGKRHND, translated from the coding sequence ATGGCAATTCAGTGGTATCCAGGGCATATGCACAAGGCACGCAAAGAGATTGAAGAGGCAATGCCTCAGGTCGATCTTGTTATCGAAGTGCTGGACGCGCGTATTCCCTACAGTAGCGAAAACCCCATGGTGGCTCAGCTTCGAGGCGACAAACCTTGTATCAAACTGCTCAATAAATCCGATCTGGCCGATCCAGAGATCACAGCGCAATGGATTGAATACTTAGAACGCGAACAAGGCGTAAAAGCCACCGCGATCACCACACTGCAAGCGGCAATGGTGAAAAAGATCCCTGATATCTGCCGTAAGTTAGTGCCGAGTCGCGATAAAACCGAAAAAGACATTCGCACTATGATCATGGGGATCCCCAACGTAGGGAAATCCACCATCATCAATACCTTAGCTGGCCGTGTTATCGCCAAAACCGGTAACGAACCTGCGGTCACCAAAACCCAGCAAAGGATCAATTTACGTAACGGTATCGTACTCTCGGACACCCCAGGGATTTTGTGGCCCAAAGTGGATAACGAAGCGAGCAGCTATCGCCTCGCCGTCACTGGCGCCATTAAAGATACTGCAATGGAATATGAAGATGTGGCCCTGTTCGCTGCTAAGTATTTCTTAACCGCTTATCCAAAAGAGATTTGTGAGCGCTATAACTTAAGTGAATTACCCAAGGATGATGTCGCACTTCTCGAGGAAATCGGCCGTAAACGTGGAGCGCTACGTCCCGGTGGTCGCATTGATATGCACAAGGCATCTGAGTTATTGCTGCATGAATACCGCTCAGGCAAAATCGGCCTCCTTTCGTTAGAAACGCCAGCGATGGCCGAGCTTGAGAAGATTGAAGTCGCCCGCATCATGGCCATAAAAGAAGCCGAGAAAGAAGCCAAACTGGCTAATGAAAAGCTGAAACGTTCAGGCAAACGCCATAACGACTAA